A stretch of Anolis sagrei isolate rAnoSag1 chromosome X, rAnoSag1.mat, whole genome shotgun sequence DNA encodes these proteins:
- the SCAMP4 gene encoding secretory carrier-associated membrane protein 4, with protein sequence MAEKVNNFPPLPKFIPLKPCFYQNFTDEIPIDHQNLVQRIYRLWMFYCITLGVNLVACLAWWIGGGYGVNFGLALLWLLLFSPCSYVCWFRPVYKAFRSDSSFNFMVFFFIFSAQFVLAAIQAIGISNWGACGWLAAVTFFSTNVGAAVIMLLPAIMFTLSALAMFVCLLRVHRLYRGGGGSFQKAQDEWQSGLWRNPPTREAQFSNFSRSSLPEYPTVPNYPGGNRWP encoded by the exons ATGGCAG AGAAAGTGAACAACTTCCCTCCGCTGCCAAAGTTCATTCCACTGAAGCCCTGCTTCTACCAGAACTTCACTGATGAGATCCCCATTGACCACCAGAACCTGGTTCAGCGGATCTACCGTTTGTGGATGT TTTACTGCATCACTTTGGGAGTGAACCTGGTGGCCTGCTTGGCCTGGTGGATCGGGGGTGGATATGGGGTCAACTTTGGCCTGGCCCTCCTTTGGCTCCTCCTCTTCAGCCCCTGCAGCTACGTCTGCTGGTTCCGGCCCGTCTACAAGGCCTTCCG GTCCGACAGCTCTTTCAACTTCATGGtctttttcttcatcttctcCGCTCAGTTTGTTTTGGCGGCCATTCAGGCCATTGGCATCAGCAACTGGGGAGCCTG CGGGTGGCTGGCTGCCGTGACATTCTTCAGCACCAACGTTGGAGCTGCCGTCATCATGCTGCTCCCAGCCATCATGTTTACCCTTTCGGCGCTCGCCATGTTTGTGTGCCTCCTCCGG GTCCATCGACTTTACCGTGGTGGTGGTGGAAGCTTCCAGAAAGCGCAGGATGAATGGCAGAGTGGCTTGTGGCGGAACCCTCCGACCCGTGAAGCCCAGTTCAGCAACTTCTCGAGGAGCAGCCTCCCCGAATACCCGACTGTCCCCAACTACCCAGGAGGAAACCGGTGGCCTTGA